The bacterium sequence ATACTTATAAAGCGTGGAGAAAGGCTTTTAGAAATTATAATATACACAGAAAATCGTTATCGGAGGATTTGAAGATATTAAAAAAGAGCGATAAATTGAATATTGCCGTTATTGGGCATCCGTATAATATTTATGACGCGGATCTGAATTTAAATATTATGAATAAATTAGCTGCAAAAGATATTTCAATTTTCACACCCGATATGGTCTCGCCGGAAACAATAATAAAAGAGGCGGGTGATTTGCCAAAAAAGGTGTTTTGGACATTAAGCCGCGATGTAGTCGGTGCAACAAAATATTTTATAAAAGAACCCGGTATACATGGAATAATTAACATTACATCCTTTGGATGCGGGCCTGATTCCATAATAGGAGAATTGATTGGTTCTCTGATAAGGGAATATAATAAAAAGCCTTATTTATTTTTAGTGCTGGATGAACATACCGGTTCCGCCGGGCTTGAAACGAGGTTGGAGGCGTTTATAGAAATGATCAAGACAATCAGGGAAAGGAATTCGTAAAATGCCGGCAGTTACTTTTCCGCACATGGGTTACATTTATATAGCTTTAAAATCAATTTTTGCGTCTCTGGGAAGCCGGGTTATTATCGCGCCGCGTCCGAATAAGAACACCCTTTATCTTGCCTCAAAATATGCGCCTGAACTTACATGCCTGCCTTTAAAAATAAATCTTGGAAATTTAATTGAAGCTTTGAATTTGGGAGCAAATTTAATAGTTACAGGCGGCGGTGAAGGTCCGTGCAGGTTTGGATACTACGGCGAGATTCAAAGAAGGATTCTCGGGGAACTGGGCTATAATTTTGAGCTTGTGTCGGTTAACCAGACAAAAATTCTGGAAGTTGTTAAAAAAATTAAATATATAACTAAAGTCAAGTCAACGTGGGACGTGATGAAATCTTTGTATTTTGGATGGACCAAAATGAAATTGATAGAATCATCTGAGAGCAATCTTAGAACTCTTCGCCTATTTGAAACAAGGGAAGGGGAATGTGAAAGGATATTTTTCAATTTATTGCGAAAGATTGATAATATAAAATCACTGAAAGAGACAAAAGATTTTAAAGGCTATATTGATGAAGAATTTTCAAAGGCCGGGATTGAAAAAAAAAATGATTATTTAAAAATTGCGGTTGTCGGAGAGATTTTTATGGTTTTAGAACCGTTTGTAAATTTCAATCTTGAAAAAAGACTTTCTGAAATGGGAATTTATGTTGACAGGACAGTTAAAATCACGAATTGGCTGAAAAGGGTGTGGTCGTTTGACAGGGAGGCGCGGGCTGAAATAAAAATGATAAAAGAACTTGCGAAACCTTATCTTAAAAAGCACATCGGCGGCGAAGGATTATATTCCATAGGACAGAGTATTTTATCAAAAAGACAAAATTTCGACGGTGTGATACAAATTGCACCTTTTACCTGCATGCCTGAGATTGTGGCATACAGTATTTTCCCGAAAATCATGCAAAAAGAAAAAATACCGGTTCTTTCGCTGTTTCTGGACGAACATTCCTCTGAGACCGGGATCATGACAAGGGTGGAGGCCTTTGTGGATTTGATTAAAA is a genomic window containing:
- a CDS encoding acyl-CoA dehydratase activase-related protein, whose product is MDKKIGIPKSLLYYNYFRFYETFFREIGAEIILSCPDKVTMEKGAKLVPDEVCLPLKNYFGHIIDLKGKKIDFIFLPRFVKVENNSTFCPKIIGLPDMVKNIIHDLPPLIELDIDSSKLLLLYGNIHKIGGIFGSTSINTYKAWRKAFRNYNIHRKSLSEDLKILKKSDKLNIAVIGHPYNIYDADLNLNIMNKLAAKDISIFTPDMVSPETIIKEAGDLPKKVFWTLSRDVVGATKYFIKEPGIHGIINITSFGCGPDSIIGELIGSLIREYNKKPYLFLVLDEHTGSAGLETRLEAFIEMIKTIRERNS
- a CDS encoding CoA protein activase, which codes for MPAVTFPHMGYIYIALKSIFASLGSRVIIAPRPNKNTLYLASKYAPELTCLPLKINLGNLIEALNLGANLIVTGGGEGPCRFGYYGEIQRRILGELGYNFELVSVNQTKILEVVKKIKYITKVKSTWDVMKSLYFGWTKMKLIESSESNLRTLRLFETREGECERIFFNLLRKIDNIKSLKETKDFKGYIDEEFSKAGIEKKNDYLKIAVVGEIFMVLEPFVNFNLEKRLSEMGIYVDRTVKITNWLKRVWSFDREARAEIKMIKELAKPYLKKHIGGEGLYSIGQSILSKRQNFDGVIQIAPFTCMPEIVAYSIFPKIMQKEKIPVLSLFLDEHSSETGIMTRVEAFVDLIKRQKFVKHS